From the genome of Lotus japonicus ecotype B-129 chromosome 6, LjGifu_v1.2, one region includes:
- the LOC130722799 gene encoding uncharacterized protein LOC130722799, whose protein sequence is MGNSNRDEVVEIESLEKSLLEEDEAVLYAASFREMEESFVKYQTMQWVVNSVLLILAWGIGVFMLLYLPIRRFVLRKDIRSRTLYLTPNAIVYKVTRPVPFPCFGVLKKEKHVLLSSVSDVVVEQGYLQSLFGVYSLRIENIGVRRPPSDDVKILGIANPNAFRKAVMMRLSNMRNEIVSRQVSTLEDAPHLMMSPSKSARHDSTPTGELLLLQKLEEVGSSVKRIQTLFEEQHSQTTESID, encoded by the exons ATGGGAAACAGTAACAGAGACGAGGTTGTGGAAATTGAGAGCTTGGAGAAGAGTTtgttggaagaagatgaagcagtGTTGTATGCGGCGTCGTTTCGAGAGATGGAGGAGAGTTTTGTCAAGTATCAAACGATGCAGTGGGTGGTAAACTCAGTTTTGTTGATATTGGCATGGGGTATTGGTGTTTTCATGTTGCTGTATCTTCCAATCAGGAGGTTTGTTCTCAGGAAGGATATAAGGTCTAGAACACTCTATCTCACACCAAATGCTATTGTATATAAG GTTACAAGGCCGGTACCATTCCCATGTTTTGGGGTGCTGAAGAAAGAGAAGCATGTTTTGTTGAGTTCTGTGTCTGATGTTGTGGTTGAACAAG GGTACTTGCAATCGCTTTTCGGTGTATATTCTCTTAGAATTGAAAATATTGGAGTTAGAAGACCACCAAGTGATGATGTTAAAATCCTCGGCATTGCGAATCCAAACGCTTTCAGGAAG GCTGTTATGATGCGCCTATCGAACATGAGAAATGAGATTGTTTCGAGGCAGGTTTCTACACTAGAAGATGCTCCACATCTTATG ATGTCTCCATCAAAGTCAGCGAGGCATGACTCTACTCCTACTGGGGAGCTGCTACTACTGCAGAAACTAGAGGAAGTTGGAAGTTCTGTCAAG AGAATACAAACTCTATTTGAGGAGCAACATTCTCAAACAACAGAATCCATAGATTGA
- the LOC130724035 gene encoding DEAD-box ATP-dependent RNA helicase 17 codes for MMETKKKMKKSTQVVQSKDFEKKGVAGNGARNGSCGDNSVFASCSFSSLGLHSSLCDQLRDRLGFEAPTLVQAQAIPVILSGRHALVNAATGTGKTIAYLAPIIHYLQSYDNRIQRSDGTFALVLVPTRELCLQVYEILVKLLHRFHWIVPGYIMGGENRSKEKARLRKGISILIATPGRLLDHLKKTSSFVYTNLRWIIFDEADRILELGFGKDIEEILDLLGSTRTGCDDQENAVPGASKTQRQNLLLSATLNEKVNHLAKISLENPVMIGLDDKSIEPISTTASLDHAEPDEDSEEKYSGKIPTVGDYKVPVQLIQRHVKVPCGSRLPVLLSILKHLFEREPSQKVVVFFSTCDAVDFHYSLLKSFKFSSYPQIEEGDKQMFLGCKILHLHGNMEQENRRTSFQAFKTENSALLLSTDVSARGLDFPKVRCIIQYDCPGEATEYVHRVGRTARLGEKGESLLFLQPIEIDYLQDLEKHGVSLTEYPLLKVLDYFPLHGQSKHLKKSVFIDSHPWVLCLQKALESFITSKPKLDELAKRAFCSWVRAYTAYKGDLKKIFLIKKLHLGHVAKSFALKQQPSLVGKSFQKQIKKRKRYEKNNGLSNKRKVARVT; via the exons atgatggagacgaagaagaagatgaagaagagtacACAAGTGGTgcaaagtaaagattttgagaagAAGGGTGTTGCTGGCAATGGTGCTAGGAATGGAAGCTGTGGAGATAACAGTGTTTTTGCTTCTTGTTCGTTCTCAAGCCTTGGCCTTCATTCCAGTTTGTGTGACCAACTTCGTG ATAGGTTAGGCTTTGAAGCTCCAACTTTGGTGCAAGCTCAAGCAATTCCTGTCATCCTCTCCGGGCGCCATGC CCTGGTTAATGCGGCCACGGGCACAGGGAAGACTATTGCCTACCTGGCTCCTATCATTCATTACTTGCAGAGTTATGATAACCGAATCCAGCGTTCTGATGGAACATTTG CGTTGGTTCTTGTACCGACGCGAGAGCTATGTTTGCAGGTTTATGAAATTCTTGTGAAGTTACTGCACCGGTTTCATTGGATTGTTCCAGGATACATTATGGGTGGTGAGAATAGATCCAAGGAGAAAGCCAGGCTGCGCAAAG GTATATCAATTCTTATAGCAACTCCTGGGCGCCTTCTAGATCACTTGAAGAAGACATCATCATTCGTATACACAAATTTGCGCTGGATAATTTTTGATGAAGCTGATCG GATTTTGGAATTAGGATTTGGAAAAGATATAGAGGAAATACTAGATCTTTTAGGTTCAACGAGAACCGGGTGTGATGACCAAGAGAATGCAGTTCCTGGAGCCTCTAAAACTCAAAGACAGAATTTGCTATTGTCAGCCACCTTAAATGAGAAAGTAAACCACCTTGCCAAAATTAGTCTAGAGAATCCGGTGATGATTGGTCTTGATGATAAAAGCATAGAACCAATTTCAACAACTGCAAGCCTTGATCACGCAGAACCTGATGAAGACAGTGAAGAAAAGTATTCCGGTAAAATACCAACAGTTGGTGATTATAAAGTTCCTGTACAGTTGATTCAGAGACACGTGAAAG TGCCTTGTGGTTCACGCCTTCCTGTACTTCTTTCAATTCTAAAGCATCTTTTTGAAAGGGAACCTTCACAAAAG GTTGTGGTATTCTTTTCAACATGTGATGCGGTGGACTTTCACTATTCACTGTTAAAATCATTCAAATTTTCGTCATATCCACAAATAGAAGAAGGGGACAAACAAATGTTTCTGGGATGCAAAATTTTGCATTTACATGGTAATATGGAACAGGAGAACCGAAGAACAAGTTTCCAGGCCTTTAAAACTGAGAATTCTGCTCTGCTTTTATCGACTGATGTTTCTGCTAGAGGTCTGGATTTTCCAAAGGTTAGATGCATCATACAATATGATTGTCCAGGGGAAGCTACTGAATATGTGCACAG AGTTGGTAGAACTGCTCGCCTGGGGGAAAAAGGAGAGTCACTATTATTTCTACAACCAATTGAAATAGACTATTTACAGGACTTGGAGAAACATGGTGTCTCACTAACAGAGTATCCTCTCCTCAAAGTGTTGGATTATTTCCCCCTACATGGACAAAGTAAACACTTAAAGAAATCAGTTTTCATAGACTCGCATCCCTGGGTGCTCTGTCTACAGAAGGCACTTGAATCCTTCATAACATCCAAG CCCAAGCTGGATGAACTTGCCAAGAGGGCATTCTGCTCTTGGGTCCGTGCATACACAGCCTATAAGGGTGAtctgaaaaaaatatttctgATCAAGAAACTTCACTTGGGGCATGTAGCAAAAAGCTTTGCATTGAAACAACAACCCTCCTTAGTTGGAAAGTCATTCCAAAAGCAaattaagaagagaaagagatatGAGAAGAATAATGGGCTGTCAAATAAGAGAAAAGTTGCGAGGGTGACATAA